From the Cyclopterus lumpus isolate fCycLum1 chromosome 25, fCycLum1.pri, whole genome shotgun sequence genome, one window contains:
- the iqcg gene encoding dynein regulatory complex protein 9: MSFSRIQSLRLAAGLEDCSDQLDVLGLTLEVKIDKERGPAAEQEKARLTKLRRDCQSVSQTVFKLHSELEEKQSISSLLQVVEEVEQRKKAEDMRRQIKTQLNQRIQTLRTQKEELCHKKKTLKDMSLLVKDLSDQLNEHSSKMDSEKKFKEKSMMQQVLRDTRQADGQLEDQRELLQIQLMEEKKVHERSVKFLQSHHEELQLQLQQWQQRTRQMKQEKEQQLNSVCCKRTMNLDRLSEMRRKFREMEQVVLEDREEQKKLRRQQAEARAATKLQAWWRGCMVRRGLGSFKKADDNKGKKNKGKKTKEEKKTKKAVKKNRN, translated from the exons ATGTCTTTCTCCCGGATCCAGAGTCTGCGACTGGCAGCTGGACTGGAGGATTGTTCAGACCAACTGGACGTACTGGGACTGACCCTGGAGGTGAAGATTGACAAGGAACGAGGCCCTGCAGCGGAACAG gagAAAGCCAGATTGACCAAGCTGAGGAGAGACTG TCAGTCCGTCTCGCAGAcagtgtttaagctgcattcggagctggaggagaagcagagCATCAGTTCTTTGTTGCAGGTGGTGGAAGAAgtggagcagaggaagaaggcTGAGGACATGAGAAG ACAGATAAAGACACAGCTGAACCAAAGAATTCAAACTCTACGGACACAGAAAGAAGAGCtgtgtcacaaaaaaaagacactgaag GACATGTCCCTTCTGGTCAAAGACCTGAGTGATCAGCTAAATGAGCATTCATCAAAGATGGACAGCGAGAAGAAGTTTAAGGAGAAAAGCATGATGCAGCAGGTGCTGAGGGACACCAGACAGGCTGACGGGCAGCTAGAGGACCAGCGGGAG ctgctgcagatccagctgatggaggagaagaaggttCACGAAAGGTCTGTGAAATTCCTCCAAAGTCATCACGAG GAattgcagctgcagctgcagcagtggcagcagcgCACGAGACAGAtgaagcaggagaaggagcagcagctcaACAGCGTGTGCTGCAAGAGAACGATGAATTTGGACAGGCTGtcggagatgaggaggaag TTCAGGGAGATGGAGCAGGTGGTGTTGGAGGATcgggaggagcagaagaagctgCGTCGACAGCAGGCGGAGGCCAGAGCTGCCACCAAG CTGCAGGCATGGTGGAGAGGCTGCATGGTCCGCCGGGGCCTCGGCAGCTTCAAAAAAGCAGACGATAACAAAGGCAAGAAGAACAAAGGCAAGAAGacgaaggaagaaaagaagacgaagaaggcAGTAAAGAAGAATAGGAACTGa
- the rnf144b gene encoding E3 ubiquitin-protein ligase RNF144B: MSSRSPTLIRKKQDSTPGTPETPEASAEPIHPGPDAYCKLCLSEQQSAATRELQGCDCVFCTACLEQYVQLAIMEGGGAPITCPDMACLKTGVLFDSEIASLAPEDQLELYQRLKFERGVKLDPSKAWCPVLECQAMCSVQLSTEGQPNAVPCLTCHAIFCSGCRGPWQDGHTCPEHQPMMAPSPSRESSDSDMPIKQCPMCGIYIERNQGCAQMLCKSCKHTFCWYCLHNLDGDIFLRHYDRGPCRNKLGHSRASVMWNRTQVVGILVGVSIIVLVTSPLLLLASPCILCCVCKPCSGKKKKKRTKIRMTKKDQPDSSTS, translated from the exons ATGTCCAGCAGGAGTCCCACACTGATCCGGAAAAAACAGGATTCGACACCCGGGACCCCCGAGACCCCCGAGGCCAGCGCCGAACCCATCCACCCGGGGCCCGATGCCTACTGCAAGCTGTGCCTCAGCGAGCAGCAGTCGGCGGCCACCAGGGAGCTGCAGGGCTGCGACTGTGTCTTCTGCACAGCG tgttTGGAGCAGTATGTTCAGCTGGCCATCAtggagggtgggggggcacCCATCACCTGCCCAGATATGGCCTGCCTAAAAACCGGAGTGCTATTCGACTCTGAG ATCGCTAGCTTGGCCCCAGAAGACCAGCTGGAGCTGTACCAACGTCTGAAGTTCGAGCGAG GAGTGAAGCTGGACCCCAGTAAAGCCTGGTGCCCGGTGCTTGAATGCCAGGCGATGTGCAGTGTGCAGCTGAGCACTGAGGGCCAGCCCAACGCCGTGCCCTGCCTGACCTGTCACGCCATCTTCTGCTCTGGGTGCAGAGGGCCATGGCAGGACGGCCACACCTGCCCGGAGCACCAGCCCATGATGGCGCCTTCGCCCTCTCGTGAAAGCAG CGACTCTGACATGCCCATCAAGCAGTGCCCGATGTGTGGTATCTACATCGAGAGGAACCAGGGCTGTGCACAGATGCTGTGCAAGAGCTGCAAACACACCTTCTGCTGGTACTGTCTGCATAATCTGGAT GGGGATATCTTCCTCAGGCATTATGACAGGGGTCCGTGCAGAAACAAGCTGGGACACTCCAGGGCCTCGGTGATGTGGAACAGAACGCAG GTGGTGGGTATCCTGGTTGGGGTTAGCATCATCGTGCTGGTGACGTCTCCGCTCCTTTTGCTGGCCTCGCCGTGCATCCTGTGCTGCGTCTGCAAGCCCTGCagcgggaagaagaagaagaagaggacgaaGATCAGGATGACAAAGAAGGACCAGCCAGACTCCTCCACGTCATAG